The sequence below is a genomic window from Candidatus Methylomirabilota bacterium.
GTCCTGGCATCCGGATCCCCCGCAGCTCTTTCACTTCCGGACGCCCAAGGGGGCCGAGGTGGATCTCGTCCTCGAGCGGGACGGCCACGTGGTCGGCGTCGAGGTGCGATCCGCCCAGACGGCGACCGCCGAGGACTTCAAGGGACTCAAGGCGCTGGCCGAGCTGGCCGGTCGCCGGTTCCATCGCGGCCTCGTGCTCTACCTCGGCCGCCAGGCGGCGGCCTTCGGTCCGAATCTCCAGGCGGTCCCGCTCACGGCGCTGTGGGAGTGGTAGGCGAGTGAGACGAATCGGTGACCTGTGGATCAAGTGCGCGCGGGCGCCCCAGTTCGTCCGCATGCCGCCGGGCTCGAGCGCGCACACCTTGACGCCGAAGGGGGCCACTTCCTGGGCCAGGGATTCGGTGAACCCACCCACCGCCCACTTGGCCGCGTGATAGGCCGTGCTGCCGGGGAGGGCCAGGCGCCCGCCTACTGACGAGATCTGAAGGATGCAGCCGCTTCGTTGCTTCCGCATGATCGGAAGCGCCGCCCGGGTCACGTAGACGATGCCATAGAAGTTGGTGTCGACCACCGCCTCGAAGCGCTCCGCGCTCAGCTGCTCGAACGCCGCCACGTCGCCGTAGCCGGCGTCGTTCACGACGACGCTGGAACGGGGATCAGCTCGACGACCGCCACAACCGAGGCGCTCGCCTTCGGGTTGCCGGCACGCGGCTGGACTGCCCGCGCCGCTGGCCTCGATGGCGCCTGGCGACGTCGAGCAAGTGGGCCAGTCGCTGCCTGGCGTTCGTCCAGGCCTTCGGTCCCCATTCCCGGAGTACTTGCTCTTGCGCCTGGGCCCAGAGTGGTCGCGCGACTTCGAGAAGCCGTCGCCCCTTGGCGGTGGGTCGCATGGCCTTGATGCGTCCGTCGGGGTGCGGAACCCGCTCGATCACGCCGTCCCGCTCGAGGCGGGTGAGGCTACGCGTCAGGGTCGTCTGGTCGATGGCGAGCCGGTCCTCGAGCTGCCTGAGGTTGGCCTCGCCGAGCCACGCCAGCGTCGCGAGGATACTGAACTGGGTCACCCGCAGGCCGCTCGGTCGCAGGGCGTCGTCGTACAGCTGGGTGACGGCCCGCGTGACCATGCGCAGGGCGCTGCAAACACAGGGGGACAGCCGTTCGGCATCCTGGCCGGTCGTCCGGATGGTCGCGCCTCGAGCCATGACGTCATGCTACCAGCCGCCGCCCTGACCGGCAAGGGGCTTGCATGTAGATGCATGCTCTGTGAATGCATATGCATACACTCTCGAATCCCCCCGGCCCGGGCCGGCATCTGAAGGGGCAGGAGGTAGCCCTGATGGATCGAAGGCGGAATGGCGCAGTGCCCGAAACCATCGACCTGACCGAGCAGACCTTCGACGAGGCGCTCGGCGCGAACCAGGGGCTGGTGATGGTGGACTTCTGGGCGGAGTGGTGCGGCCCCTGCCGGGCGATCGCGCCGCTCCTCGAGGAGCTGGCGGAGGCGCCGGACGGCCGGGTGACGCTGAGGAAGGTCAACGTCGACGAGAACCGCGGGATCGCGGCCCGATACGGCATCCGGTCGATCCCGACGATCCTGTTCTTCAGGAACGGCCAGGTCGTCGATCGGGTGGTCGGGGCCGCCCCCAAGGCCGTGCTCCAGGCCATCGTGACCGCGCGCGCCTGAGCCGCAGACCCCGCGGGTGGGGACCCCGGCTGTGATCGCTCCCGGGCGCCGTGCGCCAAGAGAGAGGATGAAGAACATGGGGAAGCTCGAGGGCACCGTGGCAATCGTCACCGGCGCGTCCAAGGGGATCGGCGCCGCTATCGGCAAGCAGCTGGCGGCCGAGGGCGCCGTGGTGGTCGTCAACTATGCCTCCAGCAGGGAAGGCGCCGACCGGGTGGTCGCCGAGATCGCGAGCAACCACGGAAGGGCCATTGCCGTTCAGGCCGACGTCTCGAGACCGGCGGAGATCCGCCGTCTCTTCGCTGAGACGAAGAAGGTCTTCGGCCGGCTCGACATTCTGGTCAACAACGCCGGCGTCTACGAGTTCGCCCCGCTCGAGGACGTCACCGAAGAGCACTTCCACAAGCTCTTCAACCTGAACGTGCTCGGCCTGATCCTCGCGTCGAAGGAAGCCGTGAGATATTTCGGCGCCGCGGGCGGCAGCATCATCAACATCAGCTCCATCGTCAGCACCATCCCGCCTCCGAACGCCGCGGTCTACAGCGCCACCAAGGCGGCCGTCGATGCCGTCACCAAGTCACTAGCCAAGGAGCTGGGCGCGCGCAACATTCGAGTGAACGCCATCAACCCCGGCATGGTGGAGACCGAAGGGGTCCAGGCGGCGGGCCTGGCCGCGAGCGACTTCCGCAAACAGCTCGAGGCGCAGACCCCGCTCGGCCGCATCGGCCAGACGCAGGACATTGCGCCGGCCGCCGTCTTCCTCGCCTCCCGAGATGCGGCGTGGATCACCGGCGAGACGCTCGTCATCGCCGGCGGCCTGCGCTGACGACGGCACCCCGTGGTGGCCATGAGTCGACGGAGGACGGTTCCATGACCACCGCCGCGTCAACGCCCGACCGCCACGTCCACTACGCCTGGGTCGTGGCGGGGGTGGTGTTCGTCACCATGCTGGGCGCGGCGGGCATCCGCTCCGCACCGGGCGTGCTCATGGTGCCGCTGGAGAAGGACCTCGGGTGGACGCGCGCCACGGTCTCGCTGGCCGTCTCGGTCAACCTCGTGCTGTTCGGCCTGATGGGACCGTTTGCCGCCGCCCTGGTGGACCGCTTCGGCGCCCGCCGGATCGTGCTGACGTCCCTCGCCCTGCTGGCGGTGGGCGTCTCACTGACGACCCGGATGACCAAGCCGTGGCAGCTGGTGCTGCTGTGGGGCGTGCTGGTGGGCACGGGCACGGGCATGATGGCCCTGGCCACGGCGGCGACGATCGTGAACCACTGGTTCACCGAGCGGCGGGGCCTGGTGATGGGCCTGCTCACCGCCAGCAATGCCACCGGGCAGCTCGTCTTCCTGCCCGTCATGGCCTACGTGGCGGAACATGCCGGATGGCGCGCCACGGTGGCCCTCGTGGCGGTGGGCGCCGCGCTCATGATTCCCGTCGTGTTCCTCTGGATGCGGAATCGGCCCGCGGACGTGGGCCTGCGGCCGTATGGCGAATCGGGGGCGGCTTCGATGGCGGCGTCCCCGGTCCGCCGGAATCCGGCCGTCACCACGCTGCGCGTGCTGGCCACGGGAATGCGGTCGGGAGACTTCTGGCTGCTGTTTGCCACGTTCTTCATCTGCGGGCTCAGCACCAACGGCTTGATCGGGACGCACTTGATCCCGGCCTGCATCGATGCCGGGATTCCGGAGGTGCACGCGGCGGGCCTGCTCGCGGCCATGGGAATATTCGATCTGGCCGGGACCACGCTCTCCGGTTGGCTGTCCGACCGGTGGAGCAACCGGCACCTCCTGTTCTGGTACTACGCGCTGCGCGGCCTGTCATTGATGTACCTGCCATTCGCCCTGGACCAGGTGTTCTTCTTCGGGCTGTCCATCTTCGCCGTCTTCTACGGCCTGGACTGGATCGCCACGGTGCCCCCGAC
It includes:
- the trxA gene encoding thioredoxin — translated: MDRRRNGAVPETIDLTEQTFDEALGANQGLVMVDFWAEWCGPCRAIAPLLEELAEAPDGRVTLRKVNVDENRGIAARYGIRSIPTILFFRNGQVVDRVVGAAPKAVLQAIVTARA
- a CDS encoding MarR family winged helix-turn-helix transcriptional regulator; its protein translation is MARGATIRTTGQDAERLSPCVCSALRMVTRAVTQLYDDALRPSGLRVTQFSILATLAWLGEANLRQLEDRLAIDQTTLTRSLTRLERDGVIERVPHPDGRIKAMRPTAKGRRLLEVARPLWAQAQEQVLREWGPKAWTNARQRLAHLLDVARRHRGQRRGQSSRVPATRRRAPRLWRSSS
- a CDS encoding MFS transporter, producing the protein MTTAASTPDRHVHYAWVVAGVVFVTMLGAAGIRSAPGVLMVPLEKDLGWTRATVSLAVSVNLVLFGLMGPFAAALVDRFGARRIVLTSLALLAVGVSLTTRMTKPWQLVLLWGVLVGTGTGMMALATAATIVNHWFTERRGLVMGLLTASNATGQLVFLPVMAYVAEHAGWRATVALVAVGAALMIPVVFLWMRNRPADVGLRPYGESGAASMAASPVRRNPAVTTLRVLATGMRSGDFWLLFATFFICGLSTNGLIGTHLIPACIDAGIPEVHAAGLLAAMGIFDLAGTTLSGWLSDRWSNRHLLFWYYALRGLSLMYLPFALDQVFFFGLSIFAVFYGLDWIATVPPTVRLTTDTFGKEDGGIMFGWIVAGHQIGAATAALGAGTLRTMLGTYEQAFLIAGALCVLAALLALRIGARAKRHERMAAATA
- a CDS encoding glucose 1-dehydrogenase yields the protein MGKLEGTVAIVTGASKGIGAAIGKQLAAEGAVVVVNYASSREGADRVVAEIASNHGRAIAVQADVSRPAEIRRLFAETKKVFGRLDILVNNAGVYEFAPLEDVTEEHFHKLFNLNVLGLILASKEAVRYFGAAGGSIINISSIVSTIPPPNAAVYSATKAAVDAVTKSLAKELGARNIRVNAINPGMVETEGVQAAGLAASDFRKQLEAQTPLGRIGQTQDIAPAAVFLASRDAAWITGETLVIAGGLR